In Caldalkalibacillus salinus, the genomic window TGTATATTCTCGACAAAACCTTCTCTTGGCCCCCGAACCATTTGTTCAGCCTGAGGCTCTGTAATCAGACGTCCTTCCATTTTTTCGGTCTGAAAATAACAGGTTAAATTAAATTCAGGTAGCATAAGAACGGTGTGCCCTATAAATAAGGCCTGCACGACGTTATTCACATAAGCTTGGTTATCATGACTGTCTAGAAAGGTGACAGCAAATTGGGTGGACAAAGCGTCACGAATATCAGTTTCCTGACTTTGATTCTGACTGATAAGAGGTAGGTAGCGTTGAATCTCTCTTACCAAAGCATCATCTACCAACTCTGGGATATAGACTAAGTACCCCATGTCTGTTTGAAACTTAATGGATTGAAAGATAACATCATCATTCGGTTCAAGCGCTTGTTTTATTTGGTTTAGGGCTTCAAAACGACTCACTATCCTGCACCTCCTTTCCCATATGGTTTCCCAGGCTTTTTGAAATATGTAACCCTAATCAAATTAACTTTTGAGCTATCCGCGAAATTTTTTATTGTGAAGTCAAGTTTAAAATATTACCATACTTGGGTACCGACTATACAAGATTACAGTGACCGAATGATCCTATGAATCCCATATAAGGAGGTTGATATGATGAACCGTGAACCACAAGAGGTCCAGTCTGCGGAGGTACATGAGAAGGAAACGATAGGGCAGAAAGGACATGACTTTCAAACAGGTCAGAAAGCGCCTTGGTACAAACGAGGCTGGGTATGGGTGTCCTTAACCATTGCGACTGTGACGATTGTGGCTATGCTCATCGGATTCTCATGGGTGGCCAATGAAATAAGTGACGTTAGCCAAGCGATTGGAGAAAATACAGATGCCGTTGAAGAGCAAAATCAGATACTCACTCAAATTGAGAAAAACCTTAACGCTTTAACCACAGTGATTAAAGAAACACTCCGAGACATGACGAGTATGATTGAGCGTAGCTAGTATCGTAAGACAAAAATAGCCACTGCCCTGTGCAGTGGCTTAAATAAATTTAGTTTGCTAATCATGGCAATAGTGCTAAACGAGTGTGCGTTTCTTCTTGTTAACCCTTTTGAAGCCACTTTCTCGTGGCATTGATTTCCCCCCCCACTAATAAAATCATACCTGAGAGAAAAAACCACAGCAATAACCCTACAATACCACCAAGGCTGCCATACATAGCAGTAAAATTACCGAAATTGTTAATATAAAATGAAAAAGCGAGAGAAGTAAGTTGCCACCCCATTGTGGCCATAAGCGCACCCACCCAAACATCCCGCACTTTTAGCTTAAGATTTGGCGCAAAGTAATATAAACAACAAAAGATTAAAAATAAGACACCAAAACTGACACTCAAACGAAAGACGTCCCAAATGAACAAAAAGTCTTCAGGTAGCAAGATATATTGAGAAAGAAACACACCAAGCATCTTACCAAACACAGGAAGTAGTAAAGCAATGACAATAACAACCATCAACGATATAGTCAATAAGATGGCGACTAAGCGCCCGTGAATGAAAGAACGACTATCTTCAACTTCATAAGCGTGATTCAATGCGCGCATCACAGCGTGACTAGCGTTTGACGCTGACCATAGGGCAATGAAAAAGCTGATGGATAGAACGCCGCCTCTTTGAACTTCCAAAATGCTCACAACATTACGTTCAATGACGCCCATGCCCTGCTCAGGTACATACTGACTGAAGAACCTTAAAACATCAGCCGTTGAGATCGGAATATAGGCCAGTAAAGCAAAGGTGAAGATTAAAAAAGGAAAAAGTGCCAATAAGAAATAGAAAGATAATTGAGCAGCCAAATCAGGAACATCATGTGAGAGTGTACGTTGTATTAGTGCTTTAATAAATATCTTTATATAAGCAAAATTCATGACAGTACCCCTTAAAAACTTTATACTAGTTTTATACATATTGACTTACGTTATGACAAGTTAAATTGGTCTATTTATAAAGCTTAACAGTGTGAACGTCTATTTTAAAGGGAGGGATTATCGTGCATATACAAGAGCTAACAACGATAGATGAGTGGACTGATCTTTTAAAGACATCACACGATAAGAAAGTGTGGGTATTCAAACATAGTACCACCTGTCCCATTAGTGCCGAAGCGTGGAGTCAATACCAAAAGTATATCCAACAAGACACTAGTGATGACATCGTCTATACTTATGTGAAGGTAATTGAATCTAGACCTGTCTCCAACCAGGTTGCTGAGGGCCTGGGTGTCGAACACGCCTCGCCTCAAGCTATTTTAGTCAAATCTGAGAAAGCAGTATGGCACGATTCGCATTGGAATATCACTGAAAAAGCACTTGATACTGCAGTCCAACAAGCTCGTTAATCAGCTTTTAACAACTCAGATATATCAGTGATCCTGCCTTTACAGAAAGTCAAAAAAATGATATATTACGTAAGATGAACAAAGGAGGAACCTGACATGCGTGTAAATGTTACTTTAGCTTGTACTGAAACAGGAGATAAAAACTATATTACAACGAAGAACAAGAGAGAAAATCCAGAGCGTATTGAGCTCAAAAAATATAGCCCTAGACTGAAGAGACACACGCTTCACCGCGAAACGAAATAATTGGGCTACACCAACCCGCTTATACAAGCGGGTTTTTATATATGTAAACATATAAACAAAAAAGTAAACAAATGGAACTTATTGAAAGTGCAACAATCTGTGACTTTGTTTGTGGGCTTTTAAACGTTACTATATATTACCATTCCCACTTCCCCCAAGGAATATCGTTGATTGACGAATTTTTAAATAGAAGAAAAAGGTGATCACACAATGCAGCGTTATAGTGACATGACTAAGGATGAATTATATGCCGAAATGCAACGCCTGATTGGCGAGGCTAGGAAAAAAGAACAAGCCGGATTTATCTCTGAAGCGAACATTCTTGAGCAGAAGTACTACATGGCTAAATCCTATCTATTGCCACCAGAAGAGATTCACAAGGGTCAATCCTATGGGGTGGCAGGAGAAAAAGGTGTTTTTACCGTTCGTTATCTTAACGGTGTATTTGCTTGGGGAACGTTGGAAGGCGATGAGGAAGAAGTAGGGTTTCCTATCGGACGGTTAGAACCTCTAAATTGCCAAAGCTAGGTCATAAACACCATTGAGATAAACTTCTTAGAAAAGACAAGAAATAGAACAAACAAGAATGGAACATCACATGCGAGGCGAGACAAGGGAGGATGAATAATGAAGGTTGCGATTTTAGGTGGAAGTGGATTTATAGGCCAACATCTTTGCCAACATTTATTAGACGAAGGTCATGAAGTACAGGTATGGACGAGGGAACCACAGGATCTGGATATATCTGGTGTCCAGGCAGTCAAATGGCCGCTAGATGAAGCAAAAAAGCACCTTGATGTTGATGCGATTGTGAATCTAGCAGGAGAGACCATTAATCAACGTTGGACACCTGAAGCAAAGGAACGTATTTTGCATAGTCGAGTCGATACCACCTATCACATCATAGAGCTGATTAAGAGAAAGAAGATTGCACCGAAAGTGTTAGTCAATGGTTCTGCCATTGGCTATTACGGCACATCTCATTCCAAGACATTCACGGAAGAGGACGGTTCTCAAAGCGATTTCCTATCCCAGGTCAGCACAGCTTGGGAAAAGGCTGCTGAACAAGTCACCATGCTCGGTGTGAGATTGGTTAAATTACGACTCGGTCTCGTCTTAAGCCAAAAAGGCGGGGCACTATCTAAAATGATGCTGCCTATGAAATTATACGTCGGAGGAAACGTAGGAACGGGTCGACAATGGGTATCTTGGGTTCACATCCAAGATGTGGTACGAATCATGGCATTGACCGTTGAGGATGAAACCGTTGAAGGGGTATGGAATGTCACAGCACCTAAACCGGTGAGAATGAAAGAGTTGACGCAGACCTTGGCCAAAGCGTTAAATAAACCGCACTGGCTACCTGTTCCTTCCTTTATGTTACAACTGTTGCTAGGGGAAATGTCCGACCTTATCCTTAAGGGACAAAAAGTATTGCCAGCAAAATTACAAGCCAAGGGATATACCTTTAAGTACCCCGATCTCCAAAGTGCGTTATTAAGTGTGGAAAGTCCAAAACATAGTCAACAAAATGACCCGAAAGACATTAACGACCATGAGAACGAATAAAGCCTCGTATTCAATCCCACTGATGATAGAAAAATAGCAAAATAAAGTAAGAAATGTCCTTTCACATCCTTGAGAGGGTTTGCTATACTCAAAGGAACAAGGAGGAGAGGTCCAATGTCTGTCATGTTTTCTAGCCCAGGATTTATTGCTATGCTTTTCATAGGGATTATCCTTATTGGTGTACTCCTAGGTTCTATCGGCTGGGCGATATATCATATTGCTAGCGGTAAATTCCACGAAGAGTATGAAATAGCAACTAAAAAGGCAAAAGGAAAAGAAAGCATTATAAATTCTTAAAGTCGTTATGACCATTTATAGAGAGATCCTTTATGTCCTTAAGTCATCATGCCGCTTGCTCAATGAACATAGAGACGAATGGAGCAAGTGAAGTTATGAACGTATAACAAAACAAACCACCGTTATGACGGTGGTTTGTCGTGCTTAATAAGAATTCCACTTTTCCTAAACAAGGGAAGAAAGCATTACCCTTCCTCTGTCTTGCTAGTCGTAATGGCTGCTCCAAAGAAATAAACGATAAAGCCTAATACCACGCCTATTGGTACAGCGGAACCGAAATCGTATTCATATCCCTCGATACTGGCGATAACAAAGCCAACAACCATCGTCAAAACAATAGCAAAAATCAGGGACATCACAAGCGACATGATCTTATTCATACTTTACACCTCGAATGCCTTCACGTTGTATTTACTCATATTCATTGTAAATAAAGCGTGGACAAAACTCAAGTGGTAACATGGTAAA contains:
- a CDS encoding YihY/virulence factor BrkB family protein, which encodes MNFAYIKIFIKALIQRTLSHDVPDLAAQLSFYFLLALFPFLIFTFALLAYIPISTADVLRFFSQYVPEQGMGVIERNVVSILEVQRGGVLSISFFIALWSASNASHAVMRALNHAYEVEDSRSFIHGRLVAILLTISLMVVIVIALLLPVFGKMLGVFLSQYILLPEDFLFIWDVFRLSVSFGVLFLIFCCLYYFAPNLKLKVRDVWVGALMATMGWQLTSLAFSFYINNFGNFTAMYGSLGGIVGLLLWFFLSGMILLVGGEINATRKWLQKG
- the ytxJ gene encoding bacillithiol system redox-active protein YtxJ produces the protein MHIQELTTIDEWTDLLKTSHDKKVWVFKHSTTCPISAEAWSQYQKYIQQDTSDDIVYTYVKVIESRPVSNQVAEGLGVEHASPQAILVKSEKAVWHDSHWNITEKALDTAVQQAR
- the rpmG gene encoding 50S ribosomal protein L33, with protein sequence MRVNVTLACTETGDKNYITTKNKRENPERIELKKYSPRLKRHTLHRETK
- a CDS encoding YfhH family protein; the protein is MQRYSDMTKDELYAEMQRLIGEARKKEQAGFISEANILEQKYYMAKSYLLPPEEIHKGQSYGVAGEKGVFTVRYLNGVFAWGTLEGDEEEVGFPIGRLEPLNCQS
- a CDS encoding TIGR01777 family oxidoreductase codes for the protein MKVAILGGSGFIGQHLCQHLLDEGHEVQVWTREPQDLDISGVQAVKWPLDEAKKHLDVDAIVNLAGETINQRWTPEAKERILHSRVDTTYHIIELIKRKKIAPKVLVNGSAIGYYGTSHSKTFTEEDGSQSDFLSQVSTAWEKAAEQVTMLGVRLVKLRLGLVLSQKGGALSKMMLPMKLYVGGNVGTGRQWVSWVHIQDVVRIMALTVEDETVEGVWNVTAPKPVRMKELTQTLAKALNKPHWLPVPSFMLQLLLGEMSDLILKGQKVLPAKLQAKGYTFKYPDLQSALLSVESPKHSQQNDPKDINDHENE
- a CDS encoding DUF2929 family protein, with the translated sequence MNKIMSLVMSLIFAIVLTMVVGFVIASIEGYEYDFGSAVPIGVVLGFIVYFFGAAITTSKTEEG